In Dermatophilus congolensis, a genomic segment contains:
- the rplP gene encoding 50S ribosomal protein L16 has product MLIPRRVKHRKQHHPKRSGGAKGGTQVAFGDFGIQALAPAYVTNRQIESARIAMTRYIKRGGKVWINIYPDRPLTKKPAETRMGSGKGSPEWWVANVKPGHVLFELSGVSEPVAREAMRLAMHKLPMKCRFVMREGGDV; this is encoded by the coding sequence ATGTTGATTCCTCGTCGAGTCAAGCACCGCAAGCAGCACCACCCGAAGCGCTCTGGCGGCGCTAAAGGCGGGACGCAGGTTGCATTTGGTGACTTCGGTATTCAGGCTTTGGCGCCTGCGTACGTAACGAACCGCCAGATCGAGTCTGCGCGTATCGCTATGACCCGCTACATCAAGCGTGGCGGAAAGGTCTGGATCAACATTTACCCAGATCGTCCCCTCACCAAGAAACCTGCTGAAACCCGAATGGGTTCTGGTAAGGGTTCACCAGAGTGGTGGGTCGCCAACGTTAAGCCGGGGCACGTTTTGTTTGAGCTTTCCGGTGTTTCTGAGCCCGTGGCGCGTGAAGCCATGCGTCTAGCAATGCACAAGCTGCCGATGAAGTGCCGCTTCGTTATGCGTGAAGGAGGGGACGTCTGA
- the rpsQ gene encoding 30S ribosomal protein S17: MTEANTTTERNYRKTARGYVVSDKMDKTVVVEVEDRVKHALYSKVMRRTKRLKAHDETNNCGVGDRVLLMETRPLSATKRWRVVEILERAK; encoded by the coding sequence GTGACCGAAGCGAACACCACTACTGAGCGCAACTATCGTAAAACCGCCCGCGGTTACGTGGTCAGCGACAAAATGGACAAGACTGTCGTGGTCGAGGTCGAGGACCGCGTCAAGCACGCCCTCTACAGCAAGGTCATGCGTCGCACGAAGCGACTCAAGGCCCACGACGAGACCAACAACTGTGGCGTCGGTGACCGTGTCCTCCTGATGGAAACACGTCCGCTGTCTGCCACAAAGCGTTGGCGCGTTGTCGAAATTCTCGAGCGCGCCAAGTAA
- the rpsJ gene encoding 30S ribosomal protein S10 produces MAGQKIRIRLKSYDHEVIDSSARKIVDTVTRAGATVVGPVPLPTEKNVFCVIRSPHKYKDSREHFEMRTHKRLIDIVDPTPKAVDSLMRLDLPADVNIEIKL; encoded by the coding sequence ATGGCGGGACAAAAAATCCGCATCCGGCTGAAGTCGTATGACCATGAAGTCATCGATTCTTCGGCACGGAAGATTGTCGACACGGTGACGCGTGCCGGTGCGACTGTTGTCGGCCCGGTGCCGCTCCCGACGGAGAAGAATGTGTTCTGCGTCATCCGGTCGCCCCACAAGTACAAAGACAGCCGCGAGCACTTTGAGATGCGCACCCATAAGCGTCTCATTGACATCGTGGACCCGACGCCTAAGGCCGTTGACTCGCTTATGCGACTTGACCTGCCTGCGGACGTCAACATCGAGATTAAGCTGTAA
- the rplX gene encoding 50S ribosomal protein L24, whose translation MANMKIKKGDLVQVITGRKQDKGGDRGKQGKVIAVFPDTNRVLVEGINRVTKHQRAAAGTNRAAGIVTVEAPIHVSNVALVDPETNKPTRVRMRTEKVERNGREKTVRVRVAVRSGKDI comes from the coding sequence ATGGCCAACATGAAGATCAAAAAGGGTGATCTGGTTCAGGTCATCACTGGTCGCAAACAGGACAAAGGTGGCGACCGAGGCAAGCAAGGCAAGGTTATCGCGGTCTTCCCCGACACTAACCGTGTGCTAGTCGAAGGCATTAACCGAGTAACTAAGCACCAGCGCGCAGCTGCAGGAACGAACCGCGCAGCTGGAATCGTGACGGTTGAAGCCCCGATTCACGTGAGCAATGTGGCTTTGGTTGACCCCGAAACTAACAAGCCGACCCGTGTGCGCATGCGCACCGAAAAGGTTGAGCGCAATGGTCGTGAGAAGACCGTTCGTGTGCGCGTTGCAGTGCGTTCCGGGAAGGACATCTGA
- the tuf gene encoding elongation factor Tu, translated as MAKAKFERTKPHVNIGTIGHIDHGKTTLTAAISKVLHDAYPDLNEASPFDSIDKAPEEKQRGITISIAHIEYQTESRHYAHVDCPGHADYVKNMITGAAQMDGAILVVAATDGPMPQTKEHVLLARQVGVPYIVVALNKTDMVEDEEILELVEMEVRELLSSYEFPGDDVPVVQVSALKALEGDAKWSESILELMKAVDDYIPSPERAVDKPFLMPIEDVFTITGRGTVVTGRIERGVLKVNEEVEIVGIHEATTKTTVTGIEMFRKLLDEGQAGENVGLLLRGTKREDVERGQVVCKPGSITPHTEFDAQVYILSKDEGGRHTPFYDNYRPQFYFRTTDVTGVVHLPEGVEMVMPGDNTGMKVELIQPIAMEEGLKFAIREGGRTVGAGNVTTIIK; from the coding sequence GTGGCGAAGGCGAAGTTCGAGCGGACCAAGCCGCACGTCAACATCGGCACCATTGGTCACATTGACCACGGTAAGACGACGCTGACGGCTGCGATCTCGAAGGTTCTGCACGACGCGTACCCGGATCTGAACGAGGCTTCCCCGTTCGACTCCATCGACAAGGCGCCTGAAGAGAAGCAGCGCGGCATCACCATCTCGATCGCTCACATCGAGTACCAGACCGAGAGCCGTCACTACGCGCACGTCGACTGCCCCGGGCACGCTGACTACGTGAAGAACATGATCACCGGTGCGGCTCAGATGGACGGCGCCATTCTGGTTGTTGCTGCAACCGACGGCCCCATGCCGCAGACGAAGGAACACGTTCTCCTGGCCCGCCAGGTCGGCGTCCCCTACATCGTCGTGGCACTCAACAAGACTGACATGGTCGAGGATGAGGAAATCCTCGAGCTCGTCGAAATGGAAGTTCGGGAGCTGCTTTCCAGCTACGAGTTCCCCGGCGACGACGTTCCTGTTGTCCAGGTCTCCGCACTGAAGGCACTCGAGGGCGACGCCAAGTGGAGCGAGTCCATTCTCGAGCTCATGAAGGCAGTCGACGACTACATTCCTTCCCCGGAGCGTGCAGTCGACAAGCCCTTCCTCATGCCTATCGAGGATGTTTTCACCATTACCGGGCGTGGCACGGTTGTTACCGGCCGTATCGAGCGCGGTGTGCTGAAGGTTAACGAAGAGGTTGAGATCGTGGGTATCCACGAGGCAACCACGAAGACCACGGTCACCGGTATCGAAATGTTCCGTAAGCTCCTCGACGAGGGCCAGGCCGGTGAGAACGTTGGTCTACTTCTCCGCGGAACCAAGCGTGAAGACGTTGAGCGTGGCCAGGTTGTCTGCAAGCCGGGCTCCATCACTCCTCACACGGAGTTCGACGCTCAGGTCTACATCCTTTCCAAGGATGAAGGTGGCCGTCACACGCCCTTCTACGACAACTACCGTCCTCAGTTCTACTTCCGTACTACGGACGTGACCGGTGTTGTCCACCTTCCTGAGGGTGTTGAAATGGTTATGCCTGGTGACAACACCGGCATGAAGGTGGAGCTGATTCAGCCCATCGCCATGGAAGAAGGCCTCAAGTTCGCTATCCGTGAGGGTGGCCGTACGGTCGGTGCTGGTAACGTAACCACGATCATCAAGTGA
- the rplD gene encoding 50S ribosomal protein L4 gives MTKIDIIGFDGGNTGRSVDLPAEIFEAETNVPLIHQVVVAQLAAARQGTHATKTRGMVRGGGKKPYRQKGTGRARQGSTRAPQFAGGGTVHGPQPRDYSQRTPKKMKAAALRSALSDRARHGRIHAVEGVVSDSASTKAARTLLGSLTDRKNLLVVLARGDEQGALSVRNLPTVHALHVDQLNTYDVMCADDVVFTENALASLIDSRSAANSQEEAK, from the coding sequence GTGACGAAGATCGACATCATCGGCTTCGACGGTGGTAACACTGGTCGCTCGGTCGACCTGCCCGCCGAAATCTTTGAAGCGGAAACTAATGTTCCCCTGATCCACCAGGTAGTTGTTGCACAGCTTGCTGCTGCCCGACAGGGAACGCACGCCACGAAGACCCGCGGCATGGTCCGTGGTGGCGGTAAGAAGCCATACCGCCAGAAAGGAACAGGGCGAGCCCGACAGGGTTCGACCCGCGCCCCTCAGTTCGCTGGCGGTGGAACTGTTCACGGGCCTCAGCCTCGTGATTACAGTCAGCGCACCCCCAAGAAAATGAAAGCTGCTGCATTGCGCAGCGCTTTGTCTGACCGAGCTCGTCATGGACGCATTCACGCAGTTGAAGGTGTTGTCTCTGACTCTGCTTCTACGAAGGCAGCCCGTACGTTGCTCGGTAGCCTTACCGACCGTAAGAACCTTCTTGTGGTTCTAGCGCGAGGGGACGAGCAGGGTGCGCTTTCTGTCCGTAACTTGCCGACAGTTCACGCGCTGCACGTTGACCAGCTGAACACCTACGACGTGATGTGCGCAGACGACGTCGTGTTCACCGAGAACGCGCTTGCGTCGCTCATCGACTCGCGTAGCGCGGCGAACTCCCAGGAGGAAGCCAAGTGA
- the rplE gene encoding 50S ribosomal protein L5: MSETMITPRLKTRYHEEIRDALNKEFGYSNVMLIPGLTKVVVNMGVGEAAKDSKRIEGAVRDLAAITGQKPVVTRARKSIAQFKLREGMPIGAHVTLRGDRMWEFVDRLVTVALPRIRDFRGLSGKQFDGNGNYTFGLTEQSMFYEIDPDSIDHVRGMDITLVTTAKTDDEGRALLRQLGFPFKEN, from the coding sequence ATGAGCGAAACGATGATCACGCCCCGTCTTAAGACGCGTTACCACGAAGAAATTCGTGACGCTCTGAACAAAGAATTCGGTTACTCCAACGTTATGTTGATTCCTGGCCTTACTAAGGTCGTCGTCAACATGGGTGTTGGCGAAGCTGCGAAAGACAGCAAGCGCATTGAAGGTGCCGTTCGTGACCTTGCAGCCATTACAGGCCAAAAGCCTGTTGTGACTCGTGCTCGCAAGTCCATTGCGCAGTTCAAACTGCGTGAAGGTATGCCGATTGGCGCCCACGTCACTCTTCGTGGTGATCGCATGTGGGAGTTCGTCGACCGCCTGGTGACCGTTGCTCTTCCCCGAATCCGTGACTTCCGCGGACTTTCTGGAAAGCAGTTCGATGGCAACGGTAACTACACGTTTGGTCTCACCGAGCAGTCAATGTTTTATGAGATTGATCCTGACTCGATTGACCACGTTCGTGGTATGGACATCACGCTTGTCACTACCGCGAAGACCGATGACGAAGGCCGCGCGCTTCTTCGCCAGCTTGGGTTCCCTTTCAAGGAGAACTAA
- the rpmC gene encoding 50S ribosomal protein L29, with protein sequence MAVGSKDLAVDKLRDMADDALVEELRKAKAELFNLRFQSATGQLENNGRLRAVRKDIARIYTIMRERELNIGVEKASE encoded by the coding sequence ATGGCAGTTGGAAGCAAAGACCTCGCTGTTGACAAGCTCCGTGACATGGCGGATGACGCCCTGGTCGAGGAGCTCCGCAAAGCTAAGGCAGAGCTGTTCAACCTCCGGTTCCAGTCAGCCACGGGCCAGCTTGAGAACAACGGTCGCCTACGGGCGGTCCGAAAGGACATTGCGCGGATCTACACGATCATGCGTGAGCGTGAGCTGAACATCGGTGTCGAGAAGGCGAGTGAGTGA
- the rplC gene encoding 50S ribosomal protein L3 — protein MSNAAKSASRAVTGVLGEKLGMTQVWDEQNRLVPVTVIKAGPCVVTQIRDAATDGYEAVQIGFGEIDPRKVKKPLRGHFEKAGVTPRRHLVEIRTNNSSEYTLGQEITVSAFESGQKIDVTGKTKGKGFAGVMKRHGFAGVSASHGAHRNHRKPGSVGACATPGRIFKGQRMAGRMGGVRQTTQNLTIHAIDADKGFILVKGAVPGPRGGIVLVRTAAKGA, from the coding sequence ATGAGTAATGCAGCAAAGAGCGCTTCGCGCGCTGTCACCGGTGTGCTCGGCGAGAAACTGGGGATGACGCAGGTCTGGGATGAGCAGAACCGCCTCGTGCCAGTGACGGTCATCAAGGCCGGGCCTTGTGTGGTGACTCAGATTCGGGATGCAGCTACCGACGGCTATGAGGCTGTGCAGATTGGGTTCGGTGAGATTGATCCTCGCAAGGTCAAGAAGCCTTTGCGTGGCCACTTTGAGAAGGCAGGCGTAACGCCTCGCCGTCACCTAGTTGAAATCCGCACTAACAATTCTTCTGAATACACGCTTGGCCAGGAGATTACGGTCTCAGCTTTTGAAAGCGGCCAGAAGATCGACGTCACCGGAAAAACCAAAGGTAAAGGTTTTGCTGGTGTGATGAAGCGTCACGGCTTCGCTGGTGTCTCTGCTAGCCACGGTGCGCACCGAAACCACCGCAAGCCTGGTTCTGTTGGCGCCTGTGCCACTCCAGGACGCATTTTCAAAGGTCAGCGTATGGCCGGCCGTATGGGCGGCGTGCGCCAGACCACTCAGAACTTGACGATCCACGCTATCGATGCCGATAAGGGCTTCATCCTCGTCAAGGGTGCGGTTCCCGGTCCGCGTGGCGGTATCGTCCTCGTCCGCACTGCTGCTAAGGGAGCGTGA
- the rplW gene encoding 50S ribosomal protein L23 — protein sequence MSANIKDPRDILIAPVVSEKSYGLMDEGKYTFIVDPSANKTEIRLAVEQVFGVKVSSVNTLNRQGKTRRTRFGMGKRKDTKRAIVTLKEGSIDIFGARA from the coding sequence GTGAGCGCAAACATCAAGGACCCGCGCGACATCCTGATCGCTCCGGTCGTCTCCGAGAAGTCGTACGGACTTATGGATGAGGGTAAATACACCTTCATTGTTGACCCCTCTGCCAACAAAACTGAGATCCGCCTTGCAGTGGAGCAGGTTTTTGGTGTGAAGGTCTCTTCCGTTAACACGCTGAACCGCCAGGGGAAGACGCGCCGCACCCGTTTCGGGATGGGCAAGCGCAAAGACACCAAGCGCGCAATCGTCACCCTCAAAGAAGGTTCCATCGACATCTTCGGCGCTCGGGCCTGA
- the rpsS gene encoding 30S ribosomal protein S19: MPRSLKKGPFIDDHLQKKVDVQNESGSKAVIKTWSRRSVIAPDFLGHTFAVHDGRKHVPVFVTESMVGHKLGEFAPTRTFKGHIKDDKKGRRR; this comes from the coding sequence ATGCCTCGTAGCCTCAAAAAGGGCCCGTTCATCGACGACCATCTGCAGAAGAAGGTCGACGTTCAGAACGAGTCTGGGTCCAAAGCAGTTATTAAGACTTGGTCGCGTCGTTCTGTGATCGCTCCCGATTTCCTTGGGCACACATTCGCCGTGCATGACGGTCGTAAGCACGTGCCGGTGTTTGTGACGGAGTCGATGGTCGGGCACAAGCTCGGTGAGTTCGCTCCTACACGCACCTTTAAGGGTCACATCAAGGACGACAAGAAGGGCCGTCGCCGCTGA
- the rplB gene encoding 50S ribosomal protein L2, giving the protein MGIRKYKPTTPGRRGSSVSDFAEITRSTPEKSLVRPLPKTGGRNNQGRITTRHIGGGHKRAYRVIDFRRHDKDGIPAVVAHIEYDPNRTARIALLHYADGSKRYILAPNRLRQGDAVEAGTGADIKPGNNLPLRNIPLGTIIHAIELRPGGGAKIARAAGARVQLVAKDGPYAQLRMPSGEIRNVDARCRATIGEVGNAEQSNINWGKAGRMRWKGKRPTVRGVVMNPVDHPHGGGEGRTSGGRHPVSPWGQPEGRTRRPNKESDKYIVRRRRTGKKR; this is encoded by the coding sequence ATGGGTATCCGTAAATACAAGCCGACAACGCCGGGCCGTCGTGGTTCCAGTGTGTCGGACTTCGCAGAGATCACGCGCTCCACTCCGGAGAAGTCGCTGGTTCGCCCACTACCTAAAACTGGTGGTCGCAACAACCAGGGGCGCATCACTACCCGTCACATCGGTGGTGGCCACAAGCGTGCGTACCGTGTTATTGACTTCCGTCGCCATGACAAAGACGGCATTCCTGCGGTCGTCGCGCACATCGAGTACGACCCCAACCGCACAGCTCGAATCGCTCTCCTTCATTACGCAGATGGAAGTAAGCGCTACATCCTTGCGCCGAACCGTCTCCGTCAGGGCGATGCAGTTGAAGCTGGCACAGGGGCCGACATCAAGCCAGGCAACAACCTTCCGCTGCGCAACATCCCCCTCGGTACGATCATCCACGCAATCGAATTGCGTCCGGGTGGAGGGGCAAAGATTGCTCGTGCGGCAGGTGCACGTGTGCAGCTGGTAGCTAAGGATGGTCCTTACGCACAGCTGCGTATGCCTTCAGGTGAAATCCGCAACGTCGATGCGCGCTGCCGCGCGACTATCGGTGAAGTTGGAAACGCCGAGCAGAGCAACATCAACTGGGGTAAAGCCGGCCGTATGCGCTGGAAGGGCAAGCGCCCAACCGTCCGTGGTGTTGTGATGAACCCTGTTGACCACCCGCATGGTGGTGGTGAAGGTCGTACGTCTGGTGGCCGTCATCCTGTTTCCCCGTGGGGGCAGCCGGAAGGCCGCACACGTCGTCCGAACAAGGAAAGCGACAAATACATCGTGCGTCGTCGTCGCACGGGCAAGAAGCGCTGA
- the rpsH gene encoding 30S ribosomal protein S8 has protein sequence MTMTDPIADMLTRVRNANSAHHDVVSMPSSKLKSNIAEILKTEGYIADWKLEDAEVGKTLTIELKYGPNRERSISGVRRVSKPGLRVYAKSTNLPKVLGGLGVAIISTSSGLLTDRQAEAKGVGGEVLAYVW, from the coding sequence ATGACGATGACAGATCCGATTGCGGACATGCTGACCCGCGTCAGGAACGCCAACTCGGCGCACCACGACGTAGTGTCCATGCCGTCTTCGAAGCTCAAGTCCAACATCGCGGAAATCCTTAAAACCGAGGGTTACATCGCAGACTGGAAACTTGAGGATGCAGAGGTCGGAAAAACGCTCACTATCGAGCTTAAGTACGGCCCCAACCGTGAACGCTCCATCTCGGGTGTTCGACGAGTGAGCAAGCCTGGATTGCGCGTATACGCAAAATCCACCAACCTGCCCAAGGTGCTCGGCGGCCTCGGCGTGGCGATTATTTCGACCTCGTCCGGGTTGCTGACTGACCGTCAGGCCGAAGCGAAGGGTGTGGGTGGGGAAGTCCTCGCCTACGTCTGGTAA
- a CDS encoding type Z 30S ribosomal protein S14, producing MAKTALINKADSKPKFKVRAYTRCQRCGRPHSVYRKFGLCRVCFRDMAHRGELPGVTKSSW from the coding sequence GTGGCGAAAACGGCACTGATCAACAAAGCGGATAGCAAACCGAAATTCAAAGTTCGCGCTTACACCCGTTGCCAGAGGTGTGGCCGTCCCCACTCGGTTTACCGCAAGTTCGGGCTTTGCCGTGTGTGCTTCCGTGATATGGCTCACCGTGGTGAGCTTCCCGGAGTCACCAAGAGCAGCTGGTAA
- the rplN gene encoding 50S ribosomal protein L14: MIQQESRLRVADNTGAKEILCIRVLGGSGRRYAGIGDIIVASVKDAIPGGNVKKGDVVKAVIVRTKKERRRIDGSYIKFDENAAVILKNDGEPRGTRIFGPVGRELREKKFMKIISLAPEVL, translated from the coding sequence GTGATCCAGCAGGAGTCGCGACTTCGTGTCGCTGACAACACCGGTGCCAAGGAAATTCTGTGCATCCGTGTTCTCGGCGGTTCGGGTCGACGTTACGCCGGCATTGGCGACATCATCGTTGCCTCGGTCAAGGACGCAATCCCCGGCGGAAACGTCAAAAAGGGTGATGTAGTCAAGGCCGTTATCGTGCGTACCAAGAAAGAACGCCGTCGTATTGACGGAAGCTACATCAAGTTTGACGAGAATGCGGCAGTCATCCTGAAGAACGATGGTGAGCCCCGCGGTACGCGTATTTTCGGTCCGGTTGGCCGTGAACTACGTGAAAAGAAATTTATGAAGATCATCTCGCTGGCCCCGGAGGTGCTGTAA
- the rpsC gene encoding 30S ribosomal protein S3 codes for MGQKVNPNGFRLGITTEHSSRWFADSTKSGQRYRDFVKEDVEIRRLLSEGLERAGVSKVQIERTRDRVRVDIHTARPGIVIGRRGAEAERIRGKLEKLTGKQVQLNILEVKNPDMDAQLVAQGIAEQLSARVSFRRAMRKGMQGSLRSGAKGIRVQVSGRLGGAEMSRTEFYREGRVPLHTLRANIDYGFYEARTTFGRIGVKVWIYKGDLTARELAAQQANSSGRPSRGGRGERPGRGRRGDRAGRGNRNENAAASNAPEQSAAPASEGADA; via the coding sequence ATGGGTCAAAAAGTAAACCCGAACGGATTCCGTCTCGGTATCACTACCGAACACTCGAGCCGCTGGTTCGCTGACTCCACCAAGAGTGGTCAGCGTTACCGTGACTTTGTGAAAGAGGACGTCGAAATTCGTCGTCTTCTCTCTGAAGGCCTGGAACGTGCAGGTGTAAGCAAGGTGCAGATCGAACGTACGCGTGACCGTGTACGTGTCGACATCCACACTGCTCGCCCCGGAATCGTTATTGGGCGCCGTGGCGCAGAGGCGGAGCGTATTCGCGGCAAGCTCGAAAAGCTCACAGGCAAGCAGGTTCAGCTCAATATTCTTGAGGTCAAGAACCCCGACATGGACGCCCAGCTGGTCGCCCAGGGAATTGCTGAGCAGCTGAGTGCACGAGTGTCTTTCCGACGCGCTATGCGTAAGGGAATGCAGGGATCACTTCGCTCTGGTGCAAAGGGAATCCGAGTTCAGGTCTCTGGTCGTTTGGGTGGCGCAGAGATGAGCCGTACGGAGTTCTACCGCGAAGGACGTGTGCCGCTTCACACGCTTCGCGCCAACATTGACTACGGCTTCTATGAGGCCCGTACCACCTTTGGCCGCATCGGTGTAAAGGTGTGGATCTACAAGGGTGACCTCACTGCGCGTGAACTGGCTGCTCAGCAGGCCAACTCCAGCGGCCGCCCGAGCCGTGGTGGCCGTGGCGAGCGTCCTGGCCGTGGCCGTCGTGGCGACCGCGCAGGTCGTGGGAACCGCAACGAGAACGCTGCTGCCAGCAACGCTCCAGAACAGAGCGCGGCTCCGGCCAGCGAGGGAGCTGATGCCTGA
- the rplV gene encoding 50S ribosomal protein L22, which produces MEAKAQARGVRVTPMKARRVVDLIRGKNATEALAVLQFAPQAAGETVYKVLASAIANARVKAEQASEPFDERQLIVSAAYVDEGPTMKRIRPRAQGRAARINKRTSHITVHVSQPENGGTR; this is translated from the coding sequence ATGGAAGCCAAGGCGCAGGCGCGCGGCGTTCGCGTCACGCCCATGAAGGCCCGCCGCGTCGTGGACCTCATCCGTGGAAAGAACGCGACTGAAGCGCTCGCAGTGCTGCAGTTCGCACCTCAGGCCGCAGGCGAGACCGTATACAAGGTTCTGGCCAGTGCGATTGCTAACGCTCGCGTTAAGGCAGAGCAGGCATCGGAGCCGTTTGATGAGCGTCAGCTCATCGTCTCGGCTGCCTATGTCGACGAAGGACCGACGATGAAGCGTATTCGGCCGCGCGCACAGGGCCGCGCGGCTCGCATTAACAAGCGCACGAGCCACATCACGGTTCATGTCAGCCAGCCCGAGAACGGAGGAACCCGATAA